One genomic window of Bacillus mycoides includes the following:
- the fabG gene encoding 3-oxoacyl-ACP reductase FabG — MDLLNGKTAVVTGAAQGIGKEIARVFAKLGAKVLISDVNEEKLQETTRELSDEGYDVSLYRCDVSNQNEAKSLIEYAVQKFGTLHILVNNAGITKDAMLHKMEKSAWEQVLQVNLTGVFYCMQPALLYMRQQQYGRIINISSISREGNIGQANYAATKAGVVGLTKTAAKEVGSFGITCNAICPGFMDTDMTKTIPDKVKEKMVGAIPVGRIGTPEDIANAAAFLASEYASYITGEVLNVSGGLQV, encoded by the coding sequence ATGGACTTGTTGAATGGGAAAACAGCTGTTGTAACGGGTGCTGCGCAGGGGATTGGAAAAGAAATTGCACGAGTTTTTGCAAAACTAGGGGCTAAAGTATTAATTAGTGATGTAAATGAAGAGAAGCTACAAGAAACGACACGTGAATTATCAGATGAAGGGTATGATGTGAGCTTATATCGATGTGATGTGAGTAATCAAAATGAAGCGAAGTCGTTAATTGAATATGCGGTGCAAAAATTTGGTACATTACATATTTTAGTGAATAACGCTGGGATTACAAAAGATGCAATGTTACATAAGATGGAGAAGTCTGCTTGGGAACAAGTATTACAAGTGAACTTAACTGGCGTTTTTTATTGTATGCAGCCAGCACTTCTTTATATGAGACAACAACAATATGGACGGATTATTAATATTTCTTCTATTAGTAGGGAAGGAAATATTGGACAAGCAAATTATGCGGCTACAAAGGCAGGGGTTGTAGGCTTAACAAAAACAGCAGCGAAAGAGGTGGGAAGTTTTGGTATTACGTGTAATGCGATTTGTCCAGGGTTTATGGATACTGATATGACAAAAACAATACCGGATAAAGTAAAAGAGAAAATGGTTGGAGCGATTCCAGTTGGAAGAATCGGAACACCGGAAGATATTGCAAACGCAGCTGCCTTTTTAGCATCAGAGTATGCGTCTTACATTACAGGAGAGGTATTAAATGTGAGCGGTGGGTTGCAAGTGTAA
- a CDS encoding YfhD family protein, with product MKKKNVNRNKTADGIDVEFARELADHNDLEANARANAADARQKRQSTEK from the coding sequence ATGAAAAAAAAGAATGTAAATCGAAACAAAACTGCCGATGGCATTGATGTTGAGTTCGCTCGCGAACTCGCTGACCACAATGACTTAGAAGCAAACGCACGTGCAAATGCCGCTGATGCACGTCAAAAACGCCAATCAACAGAAAAATAA